In the genome of Streptomyces sp. V2I9, one region contains:
- a CDS encoding DJ-1/PfpI/YhbO family deglycase/protease: MLAIVTNYGVEQDELVVPVKHLRDHGAQVSVAAVSTDEIRTLVGDRDPGDSVRPDLTLDDVDPGAYDLLLVPGGTLNADSLRLEDATTRIVSSFAASGRPVAAICHGPWALVEGGYVNGKTLTSYASLRTDITNAGGTWVDKPVVRDDACGWPLITSRTPGDLEDFLGEIDAVLAEE, from the coding sequence CTCGTCGTCCCCGTGAAGCACCTGCGGGACCACGGAGCGCAGGTCAGCGTGGCGGCGGTCTCCACCGACGAGATCCGTACCCTCGTCGGCGACCGCGATCCCGGCGACTCCGTGCGCCCCGACCTCACGCTCGACGACGTCGACCCCGGCGCGTACGATCTCCTGCTGGTCCCGGGCGGCACGCTGAACGCCGACTCGCTGCGCCTGGAGGACGCCACCACCCGCATCGTCAGCTCGTTCGCCGCTTCCGGCCGGCCGGTGGCCGCCATCTGCCACGGGCCGTGGGCGCTGGTGGAGGGCGGCTACGTCAACGGCAAGACGCTGACCTCGTACGCCTCGCTGCGCACCGACATCACCAACGCGGGCGGCACCTGGGTCGACAAGCCCGTCGTGCGCGACGACGCCTGCGGCTGGCCGCTGATCACCTCCCGCACCCCGGGCGACCTGGAGGACTTCCTCGGCGAGATCGACGCCGTGCTCGCGGAGGAGTGA
- a CDS encoding S66 peptidase family protein: protein MTVRYPRPLRPGDRIGVTSPSSGVPDELRERLATAVRVVEEQGYEVVTGRCMDGSRHVSAPAADRAAELTEMLTDPGIRAVVPPWGGETGIDLLALLDWDRLRAAEPTWLVGYSDMSTVMTPLTLLTGVATVHGNNLMDTPCRAPEGLVSWLDIVAAPPGHRFSQTPPERHRAEAWDDYALHPDVRAFTLDTPGRWTRLDGGGDVDVAGRLIGGCTEMLANVAGTPYLDTSAFARTHAPEGLLVYVEAAGDDAFAICRYLHGMRLAGFFDAANAVLVGRTSAPDTSSLTQHQAVLEALGPLGVPIVADVECGHVPPYLPLVNGAHARVVHTSTHSALTQTLN, encoded by the coding sequence ATGACCGTGCGATATCCACGTCCCCTCCGGCCCGGTGACCGCATCGGCGTCACCTCCCCCTCGAGTGGCGTGCCCGACGAACTGCGCGAGCGGCTCGCCACGGCGGTGCGCGTGGTGGAGGAACAGGGGTACGAGGTCGTCACGGGCCGGTGCATGGACGGCTCCCGGCACGTCAGCGCACCCGCGGCCGACCGGGCGGCGGAGCTGACGGAGATGCTGACCGATCCCGGCATCCGGGCGGTGGTGCCGCCGTGGGGCGGGGAGACGGGGATCGACCTGCTGGCCCTGCTCGACTGGGACCGGCTGCGCGCGGCCGAGCCGACCTGGCTGGTGGGCTACTCGGACATGTCCACCGTCATGACCCCGCTCACCCTTCTCACCGGGGTCGCGACCGTGCACGGGAACAACCTGATGGACACCCCGTGCCGGGCACCGGAAGGGCTGGTCTCCTGGTTGGACATCGTGGCCGCGCCGCCGGGCCATCGGTTCTCCCAGACCCCGCCGGAGCGGCACCGGGCCGAGGCATGGGACGACTACGCGCTCCACCCGGACGTCCGCGCGTTCACGCTCGACACGCCGGGGCGGTGGACCCGGCTGGACGGCGGCGGCGACGTGGACGTCGCCGGGCGGCTCATCGGGGGCTGCACCGAGATGCTGGCCAACGTGGCGGGCACGCCGTACCTCGACACCTCGGCCTTCGCCCGGACGCACGCCCCGGAGGGCCTCCTCGTGTACGTGGAGGCGGCCGGCGACGACGCGTTCGCGATCTGCCGCTATCTGCACGGGATGCGGCTGGCCGGATTCTTCGACGCGGCCAACGCCGTACTCGTGGGCCGCACCTCGGCCCCGGACACGTCCTCGCTCACGCAGCACCAGGCCGTGCTGGAGGCCCTCGGTCCGCTCGGCGTGCCGATCGTCGCCGATGTCGAGTGCGGCCACGTGCCGCCGTACCTCCCGCTGGTCAACGGCGCACACGCACGGGTCGTGCACACGTCGACGCACAGCGCACTGACCCAGACGCTGAACTGA
- a CDS encoding siderophore-interacting protein, with translation MTIHRAVVARVRPLTASMTRVTLHGEGLKGFETTGVGDEYVRIFLPHGRDRTDVSLPRTTEQGGWETPEGQPVAPMRTYTIRAVRPEAGEIDIDFVLHEGGVASAWAAEARTGDVIGVNDPTGLYSPPADLAWQVLVADQTGLPAVARLLENAPDHVRTRVVLEAPDPAAVLPLRELPDSKVTWTYGGNGHGPSRLADLVAAAVPPGTDLTGGYVWVAGETNALRAVRRYLRRDLGLPADRFKVVGYWIPNSDTWSERYEALPDAVRAELEALWDGPAGDTEDVTIRYETRLSEFGL, from the coding sequence ATGACGATCCACCGAGCCGTCGTCGCCCGAGTGCGGCCACTCACCGCGTCCATGACCCGCGTGACCCTTCACGGGGAAGGCCTGAAGGGCTTCGAGACCACCGGGGTCGGTGACGAGTACGTGCGGATCTTCCTCCCGCACGGTCGGGACCGCACCGATGTCTCCCTGCCGCGGACGACCGAGCAGGGCGGCTGGGAGACGCCGGAGGGGCAGCCCGTCGCGCCGATGCGCACGTACACGATCCGCGCGGTGCGACCGGAGGCGGGTGAGATCGACATCGACTTCGTGCTGCACGAGGGCGGAGTCGCCTCGGCCTGGGCCGCGGAGGCGCGGACCGGGGACGTCATCGGCGTCAACGACCCGACCGGCCTCTACAGTCCGCCCGCCGACCTCGCCTGGCAGGTGCTGGTCGCCGACCAGACCGGTCTGCCCGCCGTCGCCCGTCTGCTGGAGAACGCCCCGGACCACGTCAGGACCCGCGTGGTCCTGGAGGCTCCCGACCCCGCCGCCGTGCTGCCGCTGCGGGAACTGCCCGACTCCAAAGTGACCTGGACCTACGGCGGGAACGGCCACGGACCGAGCCGTCTGGCCGACCTGGTCGCCGCCGCCGTACCGCCCGGAACGGACCTCACCGGCGGCTATGTGTGGGTCGCGGGGGAGACCAACGCCCTGCGCGCGGTGCGCCGTTACCTCCGCCGCGATCTGGGGCTGCCGGCGGACCGCTTCAAGGTCGTCGGTTACTGGATACCGAACTCCGACACCTGGTCCGAGCGGTACGAGGCGCTGCCCGACGCGGTGCGCGCCGAGTTGGAGGCCCTGTGGGACGGCCCGGCCGGCGACACCGAGGACGTCACCATCCGCTACGAGACCCGTCTGAGCGAGTTCGGGCTCTGA
- a CDS encoding MbtH family protein: protein MTNPFEDEEGTYLVLVNHEGQHSLWPAFAEVPAGWTVAHPEDSRQACLDYVEENWTDLRPKSLMEGMAADPA, encoded by the coding sequence GTGACCAACCCGTTCGAGGACGAGGAGGGCACCTACCTGGTGCTCGTCAACCACGAAGGGCAGCACTCCTTGTGGCCGGCGTTCGCCGAGGTGCCCGCCGGATGGACCGTGGCCCATCCGGAGGACTCACGCCAGGCATGCCTGGACTACGTGGAGGAGAACTGGACCGACCTGCGGCCGAAGAGCCTGATGGAGGGCATGGCGGCCGACCCCGCATGA
- a CDS encoding FABP family protein, with the protein MSHPAPGLPFPDALRPDASPAPHPLLAPVIGYLGTWRGTGRGGYPTLEADFTYAQEVTFSHDGRPFLAYEARAWLLDADGNPLRPSARETGWWRLRADGRMEALITQPTGIAEILSGHVLDGAVELATEQVSLAPTAKPVEATRRRYTLTDSDTLGFVHDLAAVGRPLQHHLSAQLRREAPRQVCSVAGA; encoded by the coding sequence ATGAGCCACCCCGCCCCCGGCCTTCCCTTCCCCGACGCCCTCCGCCCCGACGCGTCCCCCGCGCCGCATCCGCTGCTCGCCCCGGTCATCGGGTACCTCGGCACCTGGCGGGGCACCGGCCGCGGCGGGTACCCGACGCTGGAAGCGGACTTCACGTACGCCCAGGAGGTCACGTTCAGCCATGACGGGCGGCCCTTCCTCGCGTACGAGGCCAGGGCCTGGCTGCTCGACGCGGACGGGAACCCGCTGCGGCCGTCCGCCCGCGAGACCGGCTGGTGGCGGCTGCGGGCGGACGGGCGGATGGAGGCCCTGATCACCCAGCCCACCGGCATCGCGGAGATCCTGTCCGGCCACGTCCTCGACGGCGCCGTCGAGCTCGCCACCGAGCAGGTGTCCCTCGCCCCCACCGCCAAGCCGGTCGAGGCCACCCGCCGCCGCTACACGCTGACGGACTCCGACACGCTCGGCTTCGTCCACGATCTCGCCGCGGTCGGCCGGCCGCTTCAGCACCACCTGTCCGCACAGCTCCGCCGAGAAGCCCCCCGGCAGGTCTGTTCAGTGGCCGGAGCATGA
- a CDS encoding DUF4190 domain-containing protein: MSLPSYPDASYPGQSPGRHDPYGGEAPVRTNGFAVAALVLGLIACLFFWTIVGGLLLGLLAVVLGVIAALRTRQGRAPRRGMAIAGTAFGVLGLIGSAIILVLAVSVLDSREFRNFESCVDKADSRAAEDRCSEDLIDELTN, encoded by the coding sequence ATGTCCCTTCCTTCGTACCCGGACGCCTCGTATCCGGGACAATCCCCAGGCCGTCATGACCCCTACGGCGGCGAGGCGCCCGTACGGACGAACGGGTTCGCGGTCGCCGCCCTTGTGCTCGGCCTCATCGCCTGTCTCTTCTTCTGGACCATCGTGGGTGGTCTGCTGCTCGGCCTGCTCGCCGTCGTTCTCGGCGTCATCGCCGCACTCCGCACCCGCCAGGGCCGCGCCCCGCGCCGGGGAATGGCGATAGCCGGCACCGCCTTCGGCGTACTCGGGCTCATCGGCTCCGCGATCATCCTCGTCCTCGCCGTCTCCGTGCTCGACTCCCGCGAGTTCAGGAACTTCGAGAGCTGCGTGGACAAGGCCGACAGCCGGGCGGCCGAGGACCGGTGCTCCGAGGACCTCATCGACGAACTGACCAACTGA
- a CDS encoding VOC family protein — MVHVLSSRILLRPTDPERSRAFYGEALGLAVHREFGTGPERGTVYFLGGGFLELSGRGEARPSPSVRIWLQVEDAEAAHEELRANGVTVLRPPRREPWGLVEMWIEDPDGVRIAVVQVPDDHPLRYRP; from the coding sequence ATGGTGCACGTACTGAGCAGCAGGATTCTGCTCCGGCCCACCGACCCCGAGCGTTCGCGTGCCTTCTACGGCGAAGCCCTCGGCCTCGCCGTCCACCGGGAATTCGGTACCGGACCGGAGCGCGGCACGGTCTACTTCCTCGGCGGCGGATTCCTGGAGCTCTCCGGCAGGGGTGAGGCCCGGCCCTCGCCCTCCGTACGGATCTGGCTCCAGGTCGAGGACGCCGAGGCAGCCCACGAGGAACTGCGGGCGAACGGGGTGACCGTCCTGCGCCCGCCGAGGCGCGAACCCTGGGGACTGGTGGAGATGTGGATCGAGGATCCCGACGGCGTGCGGATCGCCGTCGTCCAGGTTCCGGACGATCACCCCCTGCGCTACCGGCCCTGA
- a CDS encoding 50S ribosomal protein bL37 produces MSSKRRRKKKARRKNAANHGKRPQS; encoded by the coding sequence ATGTCCTCGAAGCGACGTCGCAAGAAGAAGGCCCGCCGCAAGAACGCCGCGAACCACGGCAAGCGGCCGCAGAGCTGA
- a CDS encoding zinc-dependent alcohol dehydrogenase family protein encodes MRAAIVEAPGKVSVTTVPDPSPGPRDVVVEVASCGLCGTDLHILQGEFAPTLPIVPGHEFAGEIVGVGADVTELSVGDKVAVDPSLHCHECRYCRSGRGNLCDNWAAIGVTVPGGAAEYAVAPVANCVRLPDHIDVRDAALIEPLSCAVRGYDVLNGNLGAQVLIYGSGTMGLMMLELAKRTGAASVDMLDVNPRRLATATTLGCTGAAARAEELDRPGGWDVVIDATGNAAAIQDGLGRVAKGGTFLRFGVADYATTAVIEPYRIYNQEITITGSMAVLHSYERAAALFASGVLDASVFISDRLPLERYPQAIERYRAGIGRKIVVEP; translated from the coding sequence ATGAGGGCAGCCATCGTCGAAGCCCCTGGCAAGGTCTCCGTGACCACCGTCCCGGACCCCTCGCCCGGCCCGCGCGACGTGGTCGTCGAAGTCGCCTCGTGCGGGCTGTGCGGGACCGATCTCCACATCCTCCAGGGCGAGTTCGCCCCGACCCTGCCGATCGTGCCGGGGCACGAGTTCGCCGGGGAGATCGTCGGCGTCGGCGCGGACGTCACCGAGCTGTCCGTCGGCGACAAGGTGGCCGTGGACCCCTCGCTGCACTGCCACGAGTGCCGCTACTGCCGTTCGGGGCGCGGCAACCTGTGCGACAACTGGGCGGCGATCGGGGTCACCGTGCCCGGTGGCGCGGCCGAGTACGCGGTGGCGCCCGTCGCCAACTGTGTGCGGCTGCCGGACCACATCGACGTCCGGGACGCGGCGCTGATCGAACCGTTGTCCTGCGCGGTGCGCGGGTACGACGTCCTCAACGGCAACCTGGGGGCGCAGGTGCTGATCTACGGGTCGGGGACCATGGGCCTGATGATGCTGGAGCTGGCCAAGCGCACCGGCGCCGCGTCGGTGGACATGCTGGACGTCAACCCCCGGCGGCTGGCGACCGCGACGACCCTGGGCTGTACAGGCGCGGCGGCCCGCGCCGAGGAGCTGGACCGGCCGGGCGGCTGGGACGTGGTCATCGACGCCACGGGCAACGCCGCGGCGATCCAGGACGGGCTGGGGCGGGTCGCCAAAGGCGGCACGTTCCTCCGGTTCGGGGTCGCGGACTACGCGACGACAGCGGTGATCGAGCCGTACCGGATCTACAACCAGGAGATCACCATCACCGGGTCGATGGCGGTCCTGCACAGCTATGAGCGGGCTGCCGCACTCTTCGCGAGCGGGGTGCTGGACGCGTCGGTGTTCATCAGCGACCGGCTGCCGCTGGAGCGGTATCCGCAGGCGATCGAGCGCTACCGGGCGGGGATCGGCCGCAAGATCGTGGTGGAGCCGTGA
- a CDS encoding DeoR/GlpR family DNA-binding transcription regulator yields MDTEERRRGILDTARRDGVVGVNALADRFKVAKETVRRDLHVLEEHGLVRRTHGGACPVESAGFETTLAVRTTRNVPQKSRIAAAADLLGDAETVFVDEGFTPQLVAEALPQDRPLTVVTASLPVATSLAGVENTSVLLLGGRVRGSTMATVDHWASRMLAGFVIDLAYLGANGISREYGLTTPDPAVAEVKAQALRSSRRRVFVGIHSKFGAVSFCRFAGVADFEAIVTDAGLPSAEAQRYSLLGPQVIRV; encoded by the coding sequence GTGGACACCGAAGAACGCCGTCGGGGAATTCTGGACACCGCCCGGCGGGACGGGGTGGTCGGTGTGAACGCCCTCGCGGACCGGTTCAAGGTGGCCAAGGAGACCGTCCGCCGCGATCTGCACGTCCTGGAGGAGCACGGGCTCGTCCGCCGGACCCACGGCGGCGCCTGTCCGGTGGAGTCGGCAGGCTTCGAGACGACGCTCGCGGTCCGCACCACACGCAACGTCCCCCAGAAGTCACGGATCGCGGCCGCCGCCGATCTGCTCGGTGACGCCGAGACGGTCTTCGTCGACGAGGGCTTCACCCCGCAACTCGTGGCGGAGGCGCTTCCGCAGGACCGCCCGCTGACCGTGGTCACCGCGTCCCTGCCCGTCGCCACCTCCCTCGCCGGGGTCGAGAACACCTCGGTACTCCTGCTGGGCGGCCGGGTACGGGGTTCGACGATGGCGACCGTCGACCACTGGGCCTCCCGGATGCTCGCGGGCTTCGTCATCGACCTCGCGTATCTCGGCGCCAACGGCATCTCCCGCGAGTACGGCCTCACCACCCCGGATCCCGCGGTCGCCGAGGTGAAGGCGCAGGCGCTGCGCAGCTCCCGGCGGAGGGTCTTCGTCGGCATCCACAGCAAGTTCGGGGCGGTGAGCTTCTGTCGGTTCGCCGGAGTGGCCGACTTCGAGGCGATCGTCACCGACGCCGGGCTCCCTTCGGCCGAGGCCCAGCGCTACTCCCTCCTCGGACCCCAGGTCATCCGCGTCTGA
- a CDS encoding LLM class F420-dependent oxidoreductase gives MTSEISGTGRTFGRVGIWSGALHASRVDDAGRKAITEALAELDALGYGTVWIGGSPTPGDAAAVVAATRSITVATGILSIWNHTAEEVAAAVSAIDPGERRRFVLGLGVSHGPMVPQYAKPYSAMVGYLDALDAAEPSVGAGHRVLAALGPKMLGLAADRALGAHPYLVTTEHTAEAREALGPDAVLAPELTVVLDTDLDRARSTARTMLDRYLQLPNYTANLLRLGFTEDDFEGGGSVRLLDALFALGDAEQVVGRAGEYLDAGADHVALQVLTAEEGGGGLPRTEWRALAEAFGDGL, from the coding sequence ATGACTTCTGAGATTTCCGGTACGGGCAGGACCTTCGGACGCGTCGGGATCTGGAGCGGCGCGCTGCACGCGTCGCGGGTGGACGACGCGGGCAGGAAGGCGATCACGGAGGCGCTCGCCGAGCTCGACGCGCTGGGGTACGGCACCGTCTGGATCGGGGGCAGTCCGACGCCCGGGGACGCCGCCGCCGTCGTGGCCGCCACCCGTTCGATCACGGTGGCCACCGGCATCCTGAGCATCTGGAACCACACGGCGGAGGAAGTGGCGGCCGCCGTCTCGGCCATCGATCCGGGCGAACGCCGCCGCTTCGTGCTCGGCCTCGGGGTCAGCCACGGCCCGATGGTGCCGCAGTACGCGAAGCCGTACAGCGCGATGGTGGGGTACCTCGACGCGCTCGACGCCGCCGAACCGTCCGTCGGCGCGGGCCACCGGGTCCTGGCGGCCCTCGGCCCGAAGATGCTCGGGCTCGCGGCCGACCGGGCGCTCGGGGCACACCCCTACCTCGTCACCACCGAGCACACCGCCGAGGCCCGCGAGGCGCTCGGCCCCGACGCGGTGCTCGCCCCCGAGCTGACGGTGGTGCTCGACACCGACCTCGACCGGGCCCGCAGCACCGCGCGGACGATGCTGGACAGGTATCTCCAACTGCCCAACTACACCGCCAACCTGCTGCGTCTGGGGTTCACCGAGGACGACTTCGAGGGGGGCGGCAGCGTCCGGCTGCTGGACGCGCTCTTCGCCCTGGGCGACGCCGAGCAGGTGGTCGGCCGCGCCGGGGAGTACCTGGACGCCGGGGCGGACCACGTCGCGTTGCAGGTGCTCACCGCCGAGGAGGGCGGCGGGGGCCTGCCGCGTACCGAATGGCGCGCGCTGGCCGAGGCGTTCGGCGACGGGCTCTGA
- a CDS encoding erythromycin esterase family protein: MANDIRDIAHAVEAASVMELFASPPRVLTLGEPTHGVDAPLRLRNTLFRHLVEQEGYRTVAVESDCMAGMLVDAYVTTGAGSLDEALGRGFSHGLGASPANRELVRWMRAFNDGRPASDQVRFAGLDGPLEMACAASPRETLTALHRCLADHVDTDLLPCTAVTLDRLLGPDDRWTDPAAMLNPAASCGRSAEARELRLLADDLGALFDAWTPHLVTVLPPEAYDRVRLCARTAIGLLRYHHGMADPSPSRLARLSGLRDQMMADRLLALAERGPVLVHAHNSHLQRDISSMRMGGLPLEWWSAGSLVNARLGEEYGFLATAFGTLRHQGVESPPADTLEGALYAHGAETCLVDASGLAAALGSPGPRRRTSPYFGYAPLDPAQLARIDGVVFMRDVPEH, from the coding sequence ATGGCCAACGACATCAGGGACATCGCCCATGCCGTCGAGGCGGCCTCCGTCATGGAGCTGTTCGCCTCCCCACCCCGCGTGCTGACCCTCGGCGAGCCCACCCACGGGGTGGACGCCCCACTCCGGCTGCGCAACACCCTCTTCCGGCACCTGGTCGAGCAGGAGGGCTACCGGACCGTCGCCGTCGAGAGCGACTGCATGGCGGGCATGCTCGTGGACGCCTACGTGACGACGGGCGCCGGCAGCCTCGACGAAGCGCTGGGGCGCGGGTTCAGCCACGGTCTCGGGGCTTCCCCCGCCAACCGTGAACTGGTGCGCTGGATGCGTGCGTTCAACGACGGGCGGCCCGCGTCCGACCAGGTCCGGTTCGCCGGCCTCGACGGCCCGCTGGAGATGGCCTGCGCCGCGAGCCCGCGGGAGACTCTCACCGCACTCCACCGCTGCCTCGCGGACCATGTGGACACGGACCTGCTCCCCTGCACCGCCGTTACGCTGGACCGCCTGCTCGGTCCCGACGACCGGTGGACCGACCCCGCCGCGATGCTGAATCCGGCCGCCTCCTGCGGCCGGTCCGCCGAAGCACGGGAACTGCGGTTGCTCGCCGACGACCTGGGGGCGCTGTTCGACGCGTGGACGCCCCACCTGGTCACCGTGCTCCCGCCGGAGGCGTACGACCGGGTGCGCCTGTGCGCGCGGACCGCCATCGGCCTGCTCCGGTACCACCACGGGATGGCCGACCCCTCGCCGAGCCGGCTGGCCCGGCTGTCGGGTCTGCGGGACCAGATGATGGCGGACCGCCTCCTCGCGCTCGCGGAGCGCGGGCCGGTTCTGGTGCACGCCCACAACAGCCATCTCCAGCGGGACATCAGCTCGATGCGGATGGGCGGTCTGCCGCTGGAGTGGTGGAGCGCGGGCTCCCTCGTGAACGCCCGGCTGGGCGAGGAGTACGGGTTCCTGGCCACCGCCTTCGGCACGCTGCGGCACCAGGGGGTCGAGTCGCCCCCGGCGGACACCCTGGAGGGAGCCCTGTACGCGCACGGGGCGGAGACCTGCCTGGTGGACGCCTCCGGGCTGGCCGCCGCCCTCGGTTCTCCGGGCCCCCGACGGCGTACGTCCCCGTACTTCGGCTACGCCCCGCTCGACCCGGCGCAGCTGGCCCGTATCGACGGAGTCGTGTTCATGAGGGACGTCCCGGAGCACTGA
- a CDS encoding MerR family transcriptional regulator: protein MGKNPQTTGRLRPVDLARRHGLSTQAVRNYEAAGILPDAGRTPHGYRTYTPLHAHALTAFLALLPGHGHATATSIMRAVNHDEPEEAFRLIDESHAQLLEDRRTLRAVEDALRDLKPGASPPAGGARGPGSGPDPRAASGSGPGSDPGPGSRPGPGPEAGGVFVGPLAAKLGIRPATLRKWERAGVVTPRRDPRTGYRVYDGADVRDAQLAHQLRRGGHRLEQIASMVARVRAAGGTEPLAADLRDWHARLAARGRALLAGAAALDAYLDERGVAGRRPDPGGRHAT from the coding sequence ATGGGGAAAAACCCTCAAACGACCGGACGCCTCCGACCCGTCGATCTGGCTCGTCGGCACGGCTTGTCGACGCAGGCCGTCCGGAACTACGAGGCGGCGGGGATCCTGCCGGACGCCGGGCGCACGCCCCACGGCTACCGCACCTACACGCCCCTGCACGCGCATGCCCTCACGGCGTTCCTGGCGTTGCTCCCCGGCCATGGGCACGCGACCGCGACGTCGATCATGCGGGCGGTGAACCACGACGAACCGGAGGAGGCGTTCCGGCTCATCGACGAGAGCCACGCCCAGCTCCTGGAGGACCGGCGGACCCTGCGAGCCGTCGAGGACGCCCTGCGCGATCTGAAGCCCGGCGCCTCGCCCCCGGCCGGCGGTGCGCGTGGCCCCGGTTCGGGCCCCGACCCTCGCGCCGCCTCCGGTTCGGGTCCCGGCTCGGATCCGGGCCCCGGCTCGCGGCCCGGTCCCGGCCCGGAGGCCGGCGGGGTGTTCGTGGGACCGCTGGCGGCGAAGCTCGGGATCAGGCCGGCCACCCTCCGGAAGTGGGAGCGTGCCGGGGTCGTGACCCCGCGCCGCGACCCGCGCACCGGGTACCGGGTGTACGACGGGGCCGACGTACGGGACGCGCAGCTGGCCCACCAACTCAGGCGTGGGGGCCACCGGTTGGAACAGATCGCCTCGATGGTCGCCCGCGTGCGGGCAGCCGGTGGCACGGAGCCGCTGGCCGCCGACCTGCGCGACTGGCATGCCCGACTGGCCGCACGGGGGCGCGCGCTGCTGGCCGGGGCGGCCGCGCTGGACGCTTACCTGGACGAGCGCGGCGTCGCGGGACGGCGCCCGGACCCGGGCGGCCGGCACGCCACCTGA
- a CDS encoding acyl-CoA dehydrogenase family protein, whose amino-acid sequence MTTSDTPRSKPAAVTHEVTNQPPPLVGHDAADDAVLLEGVCREGAGWHVDELHRFGRYVGSEEAQHRADQANRHEPELRTHDRFGHRVDEVEFHPAYHALMDASVGAGLAGSAWADERPGAHVARAGGFMLATMLEQGHLCPVSMTYAVVPALRRSPDLARTYEPLLTSRVYEPGLRTPTAKRGLLAGMGMTEKQGGTDVRANTTTAVEQADGTWRLRGHKWFTSAPMNDLFLVLAQSPGGLSCFLVPRVLPDGSRNTFRIQRLKDKLGNRSNASSEPEFDDTVAWLVGDEGRGVRTIIDMVTMTRLDCVLGSAAGIRAALAQAVHHARHRSVFGALLIGQPLMRNVLADLSLESEAATTLALRLAGAADRAHRGDAGERAFLRLATAIGKYWVCKRQPVAVAEALECLGGNGYDEASGMPRLYREAPLNGIWEGSGNVNALDMLRALTREPESFEALRVEIEAAAGADARLDTAWRELRAELNRPEDAQLRARRVVERAALVLQGSLLVRHAPDAVADAFCASRLAGDQGLAFGTLPTGTDFAALLGRLPV is encoded by the coding sequence ATGACCACGTCCGACACACCGCGCAGCAAACCGGCCGCGGTGACGCACGAGGTGACGAACCAGCCGCCTCCGCTCGTCGGTCACGACGCCGCCGACGACGCGGTGCTGCTCGAAGGGGTATGCCGCGAGGGCGCCGGCTGGCACGTGGACGAACTGCACCGCTTCGGCCGGTACGTCGGCAGCGAGGAGGCTCAGCACCGGGCCGACCAGGCCAATCGTCACGAGCCGGAGCTGCGCACTCATGACCGCTTCGGCCACCGGGTCGACGAGGTCGAGTTCCACCCCGCCTACCACGCGTTGATGGACGCGTCGGTCGGAGCCGGGCTCGCGGGCTCGGCCTGGGCCGACGAACGCCCCGGAGCCCATGTCGCCCGCGCGGGCGGCTTCATGCTGGCCACGATGCTGGAGCAGGGACACCTGTGCCCGGTCTCCATGACGTACGCCGTCGTCCCGGCGCTGCGCCGCTCCCCCGACCTCGCCCGGACGTACGAGCCGCTGCTGACCAGCCGGGTGTACGAGCCGGGCCTGCGGACGCCCACCGCCAAGCGGGGCCTGCTCGCCGGTATGGGCATGACGGAGAAGCAGGGCGGCACCGATGTGCGCGCCAACACCACGACCGCCGTCGAGCAGGCCGACGGCACGTGGCGGCTGCGCGGACACAAGTGGTTCACCAGTGCGCCGATGAACGACCTCTTCCTGGTGCTGGCTCAGTCGCCGGGCGGCCTGTCGTGCTTCCTGGTGCCGCGCGTGCTGCCCGACGGCAGCCGTAACACCTTCCGCATCCAGCGGCTCAAGGACAAGCTCGGCAATCGCTCCAACGCCTCCAGCGAGCCCGAGTTCGACGACACCGTGGCCTGGCTCGTCGGCGACGAGGGCAGGGGGGTGCGCACCATCATCGACATGGTGACGATGACCCGGCTCGACTGCGTGCTCGGTTCCGCCGCCGGTATCCGTGCCGCGCTCGCCCAGGCGGTCCACCATGCCCGTCACCGCTCGGTGTTCGGCGCCCTGCTCATCGGTCAGCCGCTGATGCGCAACGTACTGGCGGATCTGTCGCTGGAGTCGGAGGCGGCCACGACCCTGGCCCTGCGTCTGGCGGGGGCCGCCGACCGGGCGCACCGGGGCGACGCCGGGGAGCGCGCCTTCCTTCGTCTGGCCACCGCGATCGGCAAGTACTGGGTGTGCAAGCGGCAGCCCGTGGCGGTGGCGGAGGCTCTGGAGTGCCTGGGCGGCAACGGCTACGACGAGGCCTCCGGCATGCCCCGGCTCTACCGCGAGGCCCCGCTCAACGGCATCTGGGAGGGCTCCGGCAACGTCAACGCCCTCGACATGCTGCGGGCGTTGACGCGGGAGCCCGAATCGTTCGAAGCGCTGCGCGTCGAGATCGAGGCCGCCGCCGGGGCGGACGCCCGCCTCGACACGGCCTGGCGGGAGCTGCGGGCGGAGCTGAACCGCCCCGAGGACGCCCAGCTGCGGGCCCGCCGGGTCGTCGAGCGGGCCGCTCTCGTCCTGCAGGGCTCGCTCCTGGTGCGCCACGCGCCGGACGCGGTGGCCGACGCGTTCTGCGCTTCCCGTCTCGCCGGGGACCAGGGTCTCGCCTTCGGCACCCTTCCCACGGGCACGGACTTCGCCGCTCTGCTGGGGCGGCTTCCGGTCTGA